A single genomic interval of Leptospira dzoumogneensis harbors:
- a CDS encoding FtsW/RodA/SpoVE family cell cycle protein, translated as MNALGRKFKNFWESPDSPFDLVLVGSVFFLLLFGICVMYSSSSVTAWREFQDSEYFLKKQLAWAVIGLVVFFFFANFPYKRLERFALGGMIISVLLLILVFIPGVGKSVGTYYGRNFHRWIGIGPYQLQPSEIAKLAVVVYLSSLIVKLKLKETRDPKKFILPAVLLLSVLILILAEPAFGTTMEILFVVIAFVFLFGFPVRNLLLVGLVSLPLAYLLISQVGYRRKRMEVWLDPYRFRYDEGHQLVTSFRAFLDGGWFGNKLASGYAHRYLTYSHTDFVLATYVEDFGFIGFLFFFALVMILLSRVYVLLKRVQDPFGFYLGAGLLFILGTQFVINSYVVTGLFPITGISLPFMSYGGSSLLVVLAAFGILVNITRKENIGV; from the coding sequence ATGAATGCTCTCGGGAGAAAGTTCAAAAATTTTTGGGAATCTCCCGATTCCCCCTTCGATCTTGTCCTAGTCGGATCCGTATTCTTTCTTTTACTTTTCGGAATATGTGTGATGTATTCCAGTTCCTCCGTTACCGCATGGAGAGAATTCCAAGACTCAGAATATTTTCTAAAAAAACAATTGGCCTGGGCGGTCATCGGCCTTGTCGTATTCTTCTTCTTTGCGAATTTTCCTTATAAACGTTTAGAAAGATTCGCGTTAGGCGGAATGATAATTAGCGTTTTACTTTTGATCTTAGTGTTTATTCCTGGGGTTGGAAAATCCGTAGGGACCTACTATGGAAGAAACTTCCATAGATGGATCGGGATCGGACCGTATCAATTACAACCTTCTGAAATTGCAAAGTTAGCGGTGGTAGTTTATTTATCTTCTCTCATCGTAAAATTAAAATTAAAAGAAACTAGAGATCCGAAGAAATTCATTCTTCCTGCAGTTTTGTTGCTCTCGGTCCTGATCCTGATCTTGGCCGAGCCTGCTTTCGGGACCACAATGGAAATTTTATTCGTGGTGATCGCTTTCGTATTCTTATTTGGATTTCCGGTCAGGAACCTTCTTCTTGTGGGTTTGGTATCTCTTCCTTTAGCTTATCTTTTGATCAGCCAAGTAGGATATAGAAGAAAAAGAATGGAAGTTTGGTTGGATCCATACCGCTTCCGTTACGATGAAGGCCATCAATTAGTTACCTCTTTCAGAGCGTTTTTAGATGGAGGTTGGTTTGGAAATAAATTGGCCAGCGGTTACGCACATAGATATCTAACGTATAGTCATACGGACTTCGTTCTTGCTACTTATGTAGAGGACTTCGGATTTATAGGTTTTTTATTTTTTTTCGCTTTGGTAATGATACTTCTTTCCAGAGTTTATGTTCTTCTTAAAAGAGTACAGGATCCTTTCGGTTTTTATCTGGGAGCAGGTTTACTTTTTATTTTAGGAACTCAGTTCGTTATTAATAGTTATGTGGTAACGGGACTATTTCCTATCACGGGGATCAGCTTACCGTTTATGAGCTACGGAGGATCCTCACTTCTCGTGGTTTTGGCGGCCTTCGGAATTCTTGTCAATATAACCAGAAAAGAAAACATAGGCGTATGA
- the mraY gene encoding phospho-N-acetylmuramoyl-pentapeptide-transferase: MFYFLYERFFQDLDSLRLFSYVTVRALMAGLTSMFLTFWFGGRVIDFLHGLKFRESVRDDGPKSHSAKSGTPTMGGLMIVSALVVSVLLWGNLRNSNILLLLACSISFATLGFIDDYMKSVKKIKGGMRARTKFAVSVVLAAIFCIVFLYSTGEAPKGTTGKILFHLTDLFLPFVKGPILSWGYLAIPFSILVILGSSHGVNLTDGLDGLAGGTAGIVVGTLGLIAYVSGTPVAANYLNIPYLPHAHEYSVFLAALTGALIGFLWFNSHPAQVFMGDTGSLFLGATIGLTCVMLKKEILLVILGGIFVAESLSVILQVGSFKLTQKRIFRMAPLHHHFELGGVPETKVVIRFWIAAIILAIISLSSLKIQ, encoded by the coding sequence ATGTTTTATTTTTTATACGAAAGATTTTTCCAAGATCTAGATTCCCTAAGACTTTTCAGCTATGTGACTGTTCGGGCTTTAATGGCCGGATTAACTTCTATGTTCCTTACTTTTTGGTTCGGGGGAAGGGTAATCGATTTCTTACACGGATTAAAATTCAGAGAAAGTGTAAGGGACGACGGACCAAAATCTCATAGCGCCAAGTCTGGGACTCCGACCATGGGTGGCCTGATGATCGTATCCGCCCTGGTCGTATCCGTTCTTCTTTGGGGAAATTTAAGAAATTCTAATATTCTTCTGTTGCTTGCCTGCTCCATTTCTTTTGCTACTCTGGGATTCATTGATGATTATATGAAATCCGTAAAGAAGATCAAGGGTGGAATGAGAGCGCGCACAAAATTTGCTGTTTCCGTAGTTTTGGCCGCGATCTTTTGTATAGTTTTTTTGTATTCTACAGGAGAAGCTCCAAAAGGTACTACCGGTAAAATCCTATTCCATTTGACGGATCTATTCTTGCCTTTCGTAAAGGGTCCGATCCTGTCCTGGGGATATTTAGCGATCCCCTTTTCGATTTTAGTAATATTAGGATCTTCTCATGGAGTCAACCTGACTGACGGTTTAGACGGTCTTGCTGGGGGAACTGCAGGGATCGTGGTTGGGACTCTTGGGTTGATAGCATATGTTTCAGGGACCCCTGTCGCTGCAAATTATCTGAATATTCCTTATCTTCCTCATGCTCATGAGTATAGTGTGTTCCTTGCCGCTTTGACCGGAGCATTGATCGGTTTTCTTTGGTTCAATAGCCATCCTGCACAAGTATTTATGGGAGATACTGGATCTTTGTTTTTAGGAGCAACCATCGGGCTTACTTGTGTAATGTTGAAGAAGGAGATCCTACTCGTTATCTTAGGCGGGATCTTTGTGGCGGAATCCTTGTCGGTAATCCTGCAAGTGGGTTCTTTTAAACTGACCCAAAAGAGAATTTTCAGAATGGCTCCTTTACATCACCATTTCGAGTTGGGTGGAGTTCCTGAAACAAAGGTGGTCATCCGTTTTTGGATCGCAGCCATCATTCTTGCGATCATATCTTTATCTAGTTTAAAAATACAATGA